From a region of the Nerophis lumbriciformis linkage group LG06, RoL_Nlum_v2.1, whole genome shotgun sequence genome:
- the styx gene encoding serine/threonine/tyrosine-interacting protein isoform X2, whose translation MDEEIKLEFPSLPGTKEDLLDWAYPMRREMQEILPGLFLGPYSAAMKSKVQVLEREGITHIVCVRQDIEANFIKPNFPHTFRYLVLDIADNPVENIIRFFPTTKEFIDSCLATGGKVLVHGNAGISRRDAFSHIQERRFCINPNVGFVHQLEEYEAIYLAKLTVKMSSPMQLGRSFLQAGMPGSRKRSLEEDEDCGAMQVTAGQNG comes from the exons ATGGACGAGGAGATTAAACTCGAGTTTCCGTCTTTGCCTGGCACGAAGGAGGACCTTCTG GACTGGGCTTATCCAATGAGACGAGAAATGCAG gaaaTATTGCCTGGACTGTTTTTAGGTCCTTACTCTGCTGCAATGAAAAGCAag GTGCAGGTTCTGGAGAGAGAGGGGATAACGCACATTGTGTGTGTCCGACAAGACATTGAAGCCAATTTTATCAAACCTAATTTCCCTCATACATTTAG ATACCTTGTGTTAGATATTGCAGACAATCCAGTGGAAAATATAATTAGATTTTTCCCAACA ACTAAAGAATTTATTGACAGCTGTTTAGCAACAGGGG GGAAAGTACTGGTTCATGGTAATGCAGGGATCTCCAGaag GGATGCTTTCAGCCACATCCAAGAGCGGAGATTCTGCATCAACCCTAATGTGGGATTTGTGCATCAGCTTGAG gAGTATGAAGCGATCTACCTCGCCAAACTGACCGTTAAGATGTCGTCGCCCATGCAGCTGGGCCGCTCCTTTCTACAAGCAGGCATGCCAG GAAGCAGGAAACGCAGCTTGGAAGAAGATGAGGACTGTGGAGCAATGCAGGTCACAGCAGGACAGAATGGATGA
- the styx gene encoding serine/threonine/tyrosine-interacting protein isoform X1 — translation MDEEIKLEFPSLPGTKEDLLDWAYPMRREMQEILPGLFLGPYSAAMKSKVQVLEREGITHIVCVRQDIEANFIKPNFPHTFRYLVLDIADNPVENIIRFFPTTKEFIDSCLATGGKVLVHGNAGISRSAALVIAYLMETFGMKYRDAFSHIQERRFCINPNVGFVHQLEEYEAIYLAKLTVKMSSPMQLGRSFLQAGMPGSRKRSLEEDEDCGAMQVTAGQNG, via the exons ATGGACGAGGAGATTAAACTCGAGTTTCCGTCTTTGCCTGGCACGAAGGAGGACCTTCTG GACTGGGCTTATCCAATGAGACGAGAAATGCAG gaaaTATTGCCTGGACTGTTTTTAGGTCCTTACTCTGCTGCAATGAAAAGCAag GTGCAGGTTCTGGAGAGAGAGGGGATAACGCACATTGTGTGTGTCCGACAAGACATTGAAGCCAATTTTATCAAACCTAATTTCCCTCATACATTTAG ATACCTTGTGTTAGATATTGCAGACAATCCAGTGGAAAATATAATTAGATTTTTCCCAACA ACTAAAGAATTTATTGACAGCTGTTTAGCAACAGGGG GGAAAGTACTGGTTCATGGTAATGCAGGGATCTCCAGaag TGCCGCCTTAGTGATTGCCTACCTAATGGAAACATTTGGAATGAAATACAG GGATGCTTTCAGCCACATCCAAGAGCGGAGATTCTGCATCAACCCTAATGTGGGATTTGTGCATCAGCTTGAG gAGTATGAAGCGATCTACCTCGCCAAACTGACCGTTAAGATGTCGTCGCCCATGCAGCTGGGCCGCTCCTTTCTACAAGCAGGCATGCCAG GAAGCAGGAAACGCAGCTTGGAAGAAGATGAGGACTGTGGAGCAATGCAGGTCACAGCAGGACAGAATGGATGA